One Candidatus Binatia bacterium DNA window includes the following coding sequences:
- a CDS encoding hypothetical protein (possible pseudo, frameshifted), giving the protein MDASSGEVSKRTVRIRWNPLFQRLQWRRLVGTGAELLPYLRPVRHELVLAFLCSLGVVLTQIARPWPIKMVFDYALTPAGKIKWVFPFYLLKGYGAMGIVSISCGLLFLVTLLWGLFVYNQRYLVATAGQEVVFALRRRLFAHLQRLSLSYHRRHHVGDLLLRATGDTNMMREMLVDATLVVATEFLVLFAMVAVMFWMDWQLTLVSLSVLPMLALSVFHISTELRGAVRSQRRKEGRMASRFGEMLQSVPVIQAFGRERYENERFEGPNRQSLRQARRTVRLEAALERTAEILIATGTGAVLWFGVRRVLQGILTPGDLLVFVSYLGGTYRPLRRIAFVATRVSKALSCAERVFAVLHADDRVRVRRDARPAPRFRGRVSFKDVSFAYEPGRLVLDRVSFTVQPGQTLAIVGPNGSGKSTLCALLPRLYDPTEGVITIDGEKNHALPSRHGPGTDRRGFARAAAFRRNRAREHRLRKARGFGRRNRSSRPSRRRPRLHREPARGVRYAGGRARRDALRGPASENRDCAGDPERSRHSRPGRTHHVPGRDLGGAGQRDSRTPFLRKDHASHRAPSRGGA; this is encoded by the coding sequence ATGGATGCCTCCTCCGGCGAGGTCTCGAAGCGCACGGTTCGGATCCGGTGGAACCCACTCTTCCAGCGTCTCCAGTGGAGGCGACTGGTCGGGACGGGAGCGGAGCTGCTCCCCTATTTGCGACCCGTTCGACACGAGCTCGTCCTGGCTTTTCTCTGCAGTCTCGGGGTCGTGCTCACGCAAATCGCCCGTCCGTGGCCGATCAAGATGGTCTTCGATTACGCACTCACCCCGGCAGGCAAGATCAAGTGGGTCTTCCCCTTCTACCTCCTGAAGGGCTACGGGGCGATGGGCATCGTGAGCATTTCCTGCGGCCTTCTGTTCCTGGTCACGCTGCTCTGGGGACTGTTCGTGTACAACCAGCGTTACCTGGTGGCGACGGCGGGCCAGGAGGTCGTCTTCGCCTTGCGCCGGAGGCTTTTCGCGCACCTGCAGCGCCTCTCGCTCTCTTACCATCGCCGGCATCACGTGGGAGACCTCTTGCTGCGGGCGACCGGCGACACGAACATGATGCGAGAAATGCTCGTGGACGCCACGCTGGTCGTGGCCACCGAGTTTCTCGTCCTTTTCGCGATGGTCGCGGTGATGTTCTGGATGGATTGGCAGCTCACTCTCGTGAGCCTTTCCGTCCTCCCCATGTTGGCGCTGTCCGTCTTCCACATCTCGACCGAGCTCCGGGGTGCCGTGCGATCCCAGCGGCGCAAGGAGGGCCGGATGGCGAGCCGCTTCGGCGAGATGTTGCAGTCCGTTCCCGTCATCCAGGCCTTCGGGCGCGAACGCTACGAAAACGAGCGCTTCGAGGGGCCCAACCGCCAGAGCCTGCGCCAGGCTCGCAGGACGGTTCGCCTCGAAGCGGCCCTGGAACGGACGGCCGAGATTCTCATAGCGACCGGCACCGGTGCGGTCCTCTGGTTCGGGGTGCGCCGGGTGCTCCAGGGAATCCTCACTCCCGGGGACCTGCTCGTCTTCGTCTCGTACCTGGGAGGGACCTACCGGCCGCTTCGCCGGATCGCCTTCGTCGCGACCCGAGTGTCCAAGGCCTTGAGCTGTGCCGAGCGGGTCTTCGCGGTGCTCCACGCGGACGACCGGGTTCGCGTCCGCCGCGACGCCCGGCCGGCGCCTCGGTTTCGGGGACGCGTGAGCTTCAAGGACGTCTCCTTCGCCTACGAGCCCGGCCGTCTCGTTCTCGACAGGGTTTCCTTCACCGTTCAGCCGGGTCAGACCCTGGCGATCGTGGGGCCGAACGGGTCGGGGAAGTCCACGCTTTGCGCGCTCCTGCCCCGACTGTACGATCCCACCGAGGGAGTGATCACGATCGACGGGGAAAAAAATCACGCACTTCCGTCTCGACACGGTCCGGGAACAGATCGGCGTGGTTTTGCAAGAGCCGCTGCTTTTCGCCGGAACCGTGCGAGAGAACATCGCCTACGGAAAGCCCGAGGCTTCGGTCGAAGAAATCGAAGCAGCCGCCCGAGCCGCCGACGCCCACGACTTCATCGTGAACCTGCCCGGGGGGTACGATACGCCGGTGGGCGAGCGAGGCGCGACGCTCTCCGGGGGCCAGCGTCAGAAAATCGCGATTGCGCGGGCGATCCTGAAAGATCCCGCCATTCTCGTCCTGGACGAACCCACCACGTACCTGGACGCGACCTCGGCGGCGCAGGTCAACGGGACTCTCGCACGCCTTTCCTCCGGAAAGACCACGCTTCGCACCGCGCACCGTCTCGCGGAGGTGCGTGA
- a CDS encoding ThiJ/PfpI family protein, which yields MPRPRELTVAVLVFPSFELLDVFGPLEVLGNRNLNPQPFRIRLVAERREPVRSAQGPAVYPDDTLDTVSAIGVLLVPGGIGTRAEVENGHLLEWIARRSEQAEFVCSVCTGAALLARSGVLDGRRATTNKRAFPWVEQLGPRVRWVREARWVEDGKFVTSSGVSAGIDMALALTARLVGLEAAETVARCMEYEWRNDPHHDPFAKVWGLV from the coding sequence ATGCCGCGGCCCCGCGAGCTTACGGTCGCCGTTCTCGTTTTCCCTTCGTTCGAACTCCTCGATGTCTTCGGGCCGCTCGAGGTCCTGGGAAATCGCAACCTGAACCCGCAGCCCTTCCGGATCCGTCTGGTAGCCGAGCGGCGCGAGCCGGTTCGGAGCGCTCAAGGACCGGCGGTGTACCCCGACGACACTCTGGACACGGTTTCGGCCATCGGCGTGCTTCTCGTTCCGGGAGGCATCGGGACGCGGGCCGAAGTGGAAAACGGCCACCTCCTGGAATGGATCGCCCGCCGGTCCGAGCAGGCCGAGTTCGTCTGCTCGGTCTGTACCGGTGCGGCCCTCCTTGCGCGTTCGGGCGTTCTCGACGGCCGCCGTGCCACGACGAACAAAAGGGCCTTTCCGTGGGTCGAACAACTGGGGCCGCGGGTCCGCTGGGTACGGGAGGCCCGCTGGGTCGAGGACGGGAAGTTCGTGACCTCGTCGGGAGTGTCCGCCGGGATCGACATGGCTCTCGCCCTCACCGCACGCCTGGTCGGCCTCGAGGCCGCCGAAACCGTGGCACGGTGCATGGAGTACGAATGGCGCAACGACCCTCACCACGACCCGTTCGCCAAGGTCTGGGGCCTCGTTTGA